A window from Shewanella livingstonensis encodes these proteins:
- the ung gene encoding uracil-DNA glycosylase — protein sequence MTSHWQELFEQQQTQPYYQHLQNFIASQRADDKVVYPPDDEVFAAFDLTPLSEVKVVILGQDPYHGPNQAQGLSFSVKKGIKPPPSLANIYKELTNDIEGFTTPEHGDLSAWAKQGVLLLNTVLTVEQGFAHSHAKSGWETFTDSVLKQLDQQASPIIVVCWGNHAIKKGRLITASHHHVLNGPHPSPLSAYRGFFGCGHFSSINRLLIEQGSKPINWQI from the coding sequence ATGACTTCCCATTGGCAAGAGCTGTTTGAACAACAACAAACACAGCCATATTATCAACATTTGCAGAACTTTATAGCTTCACAAAGAGCGGATGATAAAGTTGTTTATCCACCAGATGATGAAGTGTTTGCCGCTTTTGATTTAACACCACTGTCAGAGGTTAAAGTGGTGATATTAGGCCAAGACCCTTACCACGGGCCTAATCAAGCCCAGGGGCTGTCTTTTTCGGTTAAAAAAGGCATAAAACCACCGCCATCATTAGCTAACATTTATAAAGAATTAACGAATGACATCGAAGGTTTTACAACACCTGAACACGGCGATTTAAGCGCTTGGGCTAAGCAAGGGGTACTATTATTAAATACTGTGCTGACGGTTGAGCAGGGATTCGCTCATTCACACGCTAAATCTGGCTGGGAGACATTTACCGACAGTGTACTAAAGCAGTTAGATCAACAAGCGTCACCGATTATAGTTGTCTGTTGGGGCAATCATGCAATTAAGAAAGGTCGGCTTATCACAGCCTCTCATCACCATGTGCTGAACGGTCCTCATCCATCACCGTTATCGGCTTATCGTGGCTTTTTTGGTTGTGGTCATTTTTCAAGTATAAATCGATTGTTAATTGAGCAGGGCAGCAAACCAATAAATTGGCAGATTTGA
- a CDS encoding prepilin-type N-terminal cleavage/methylation domain-containing protein: protein MLLHQNSDNNKNTAKNGFTLIELVVVIIILGIIAVVALPKFIDLGQDAKIATVKATGGAFSSAVSLAHIKWAVMGYSGPADNLAIFSQAGADGELDMNLWGYPAQNYPPYEASPRLNNINDCLSIWPTLLQDGPSVSNSTDRGTSDYQAEYINPDQCRYNYNSLALMSIYYDSRNGQVLVDSDPNS from the coding sequence ATGCTATTACACCAGAATTCAGACAATAACAAAAACACCGCTAAAAATGGTTTTACCCTTATTGAACTGGTCGTTGTTATCATCATACTTGGGATTATTGCGGTTGTTGCCTTACCAAAGTTTATCGATTTAGGCCAAGATGCTAAAATCGCAACGGTAAAAGCCACTGGTGGAGCATTTTCTTCAGCGGTATCATTGGCGCACATAAAATGGGCCGTTATGGGTTATTCAGGTCCCGCTGATAATTTAGCTATTTTCAGCCAGGCGGGAGCCGATGGCGAACTTGATATGAATTTATGGGGTTATCCCGCACAAAATTATCCACCTTACGAAGCTTCTCCAAGACTTAATAATATTAATGACTGCCTCTCAATATGGCCTACTCTGTTACAGGATGGTCCAAGTGTTTCCAACAGTACAGATAGAGGTACCTCTGATTATCAAGCTGAATATATCAACCCAGATCAATGTCGATATAACTACAACTCATTAGCACTTATGTCGATATATTATGACTCACGTAACGGCCAAGTCTTAGTCGATTCAGATCCCAACAGCTAA
- a CDS encoding DUF3144 domain-containing protein has product MSETKTELTMYQIADQFIALANQLSQQENDIGKVGTAMRFASARFNAFEASIKSADLAAEKDHALAWFSDEFKAMLKENLEDHIANPPVAAEQQEQKNDDSVQMFKGV; this is encoded by the coding sequence ATGTCTGAAACCAAAACAGAATTAACCATGTATCAAATTGCTGATCAATTTATTGCCCTAGCTAATCAACTAAGCCAACAAGAAAATGATATTGGTAAAGTGGGTACTGCAATGAGATTTGCCTCAGCACGTTTTAATGCGTTCGAAGCCTCTATTAAATCAGCTGATCTTGCAGCTGAAAAAGATCATGCATTAGCTTGGTTCTCTGATGAATTTAAAGCCATGCTAAAAGAAAATTTAGAAGATCATATTGCTAACCCACCTGTAGCTGCTGAGCAACAAGAACAAAAAAATGATGATAGCGTGCAGATGTTTAAAGGCGTCTAA
- a CDS encoding LysE family translocator, whose product MTLSTWLGLLAICCLGAMSPGPSLAMVVRHTLSGGRLHGVVCAWAHSIGIGIYALVTLLGLAAILKASPLIFNTIALTGAIYLAWMGIQALGSKGGMQQKLAAGQPTSLWVAARDGLAISLFNPKILLFFLALFSQFVLAAQTITGQALIVFTPLIIDGVWYTIIAFVLSHSAVLPKLREKTKLIDRLSGVVLILLSIRVVYTLF is encoded by the coding sequence ATGACATTAAGTACTTGGCTGGGGCTATTAGCAATATGCTGTCTGGGAGCTATGTCTCCAGGGCCTAGTTTAGCCATGGTGGTAAGGCATACTCTCAGTGGTGGGAGATTACACGGAGTAGTGTGTGCTTGGGCGCATTCAATTGGGATTGGTATATATGCTCTTGTGACCTTGTTAGGTTTGGCCGCAATATTGAAAGCGTCGCCATTAATTTTTAATACTATAGCGCTAACAGGGGCGATTTACTTAGCTTGGATGGGCATTCAAGCTCTTGGGTCTAAAGGGGGAATGCAGCAGAAATTAGCAGCAGGACAACCTACTAGTTTATGGGTTGCTGCCCGAGATGGTTTAGCTATTTCACTTTTTAATCCAAAGATTTTATTATTTTTTCTCGCCTTATTTAGTCAGTTTGTATTGGCTGCTCAAACGATAACGGGCCAAGCGTTGATTGTATTTACGCCGCTCATTATTGATGGCGTGTGGTACACCATTATTGCATTTGTATTATCGCATTCAGCTGTATTGCCTAAATTACGTGAAAAGACAAAATTGATAGATAGACTGTCAGGTGTTGTACTGATTTTACTATCAATTAGAGTTGTCTACACGTTGTTTTAG
- a CDS encoding thioredoxin family protein, with protein MATLMMILLLVIFSAVGILILAKIKGKSIPTLVIVMLIFMGICFAGVIAFVNKGENYQAYQTLRWQPLESEKIAGYVAQGYIVFVDITADWCVPCQTNKANVLHREQVVNQLNQQHIILMQGNWTQADAVIEQYMGQQGAAGTPFNKIYGSSYPEGIELPKALIIDDVYRALALVVK; from the coding sequence ATGGCAACATTAATGATGATATTACTCTTGGTTATTTTTAGCGCCGTAGGGATATTGATATTGGCTAAAATTAAAGGTAAATCGATTCCAACCTTGGTGATAGTAATGCTCATTTTTATGGGGATCTGTTTTGCAGGCGTTATTGCGTTTGTTAATAAAGGCGAAAACTACCAAGCTTACCAAACATTGCGCTGGCAGCCGCTTGAATCAGAGAAAATTGCTGGCTATGTTGCACAAGGTTATATTGTGTTTGTCGATATAACAGCCGACTGGTGTGTACCCTGCCAAACGAATAAAGCCAACGTACTTCATCGCGAACAAGTCGTAAATCAATTAAACCAACAGCACATTATTCTTATGCAAGGTAACTGGACCCAAGCCGATGCCGTTATTGAGCAATATATGGGGCAACAAGGGGCTGCTGGCACGCCGTTTAATAAAATCTATGGATCATCCTACCCTGAGGGTATTGAGTTGCCTAAAGCGCTGATTATTGACGATGTGTATCGAGCATTAGCTTTAGTCGTCAAATAA